A stretch of Thermosinus carboxydivorans Nor1 DNA encodes these proteins:
- a CDS encoding lysophospholipid acyltransferase family protein: MYSFLRWLLRLFFRLVFRWKVTGTANIPREGGVIIAANHVSLWDPPVIGCAMDRRISFMAKEELFAIPVFNWIIAKLGAFPVRRGAADRTAIRTAVAILEAGGVLGVFPEGTRSRTGKLGAAEPGVAMLALKTGAPIVPCAVVGTNKVLRQGQWLPRFEVRFGKPLQVAKGRADKEDVDRLTTSIMEEISNLLAEE, translated from the coding sequence TTGTATAGTTTTTTGCGTTGGCTGCTGAGGTTGTTTTTTCGCCTCGTTTTTCGGTGGAAGGTGACGGGAACAGCGAATATTCCCAGGGAAGGCGGTGTTATTATTGCCGCCAACCATGTTAGCCTGTGGGATCCGCCCGTGATTGGCTGCGCCATGGATCGCCGGATCTCTTTTATGGCGAAGGAAGAGCTGTTTGCGATCCCGGTGTTTAACTGGATAATTGCCAAACTTGGCGCTTTTCCGGTGCGCCGCGGCGCTGCTGACCGCACCGCTATACGCACGGCAGTAGCCATACTGGAAGCAGGCGGTGTACTTGGCGTTTTCCCGGAAGGAACCAGGAGCCGGACGGGTAAACTGGGCGCCGCCGAGCCGGGAGTAGCGATGCTTGCTCTCAAAACAGGCGCTCCTATTGTGCCTTGCGCTGTTGTGGGCACGAATAAAGTGTTGCGGCAAGGACAATGGCTGCCCCGGTTTGAGGTGCGGTTCGGCAAGCCGCTGCAGGTGGCAAAAGGCCGGGCCGATAAAGAGGATGTCGATCGCCTTACTACGTCAATAATGGAGGAAATTAGCAATTTGCTGGCAGAGGAGTGA
- the cmk gene encoding (d)CMP kinase: protein MRKLVIAIDGPAGAGKSTVAQIVAERLEYTYIDTGAMYRAVTLFVLRKNISVCDVEAVSRLARESEITLAYEKGKTRVYLNGEDVSEAIRMPEVSRMVSHVALIPAVRQAMLKLQRQMAARGGVVMDGRDIGTQVLPNADIKVFLTASIEERAKRRWQELTSKGIAIDLEELKEEIACRDRMDCERETAPLIKAPDAVLIDTTGLSIEGVVQEILKLCEERRKFV from the coding sequence ATGCGGAAATTAGTTATTGCCATTGATGGCCCGGCAGGAGCGGGCAAGAGTACCGTCGCGCAGATTGTGGCCGAGCGTCTTGAATATACTTATATTGATACCGGAGCTATGTACCGGGCAGTAACACTATTTGTTCTGCGAAAGAATATTTCTGTTTGTGACGTTGAGGCCGTCAGCCGTCTGGCCCGGGAAAGTGAGATCACGCTTGCGTATGAGAAGGGAAAAACGCGGGTGTATCTTAACGGGGAAGATGTCTCCGAGGCTATCCGAATGCCGGAGGTTTCGCGGATGGTGTCGCATGTGGCCCTAATTCCCGCCGTGCGCCAGGCTATGCTTAAGTTGCAGCGGCAAATGGCGGCGCGGGGGGGAGTAGTTATGGATGGCCGGGATATTGGCACACAGGTTTTACCTAATGCTGACATCAAGGTTTTTCTCACGGCGTCGATTGAAGAACGGGCCAAAAGGCGGTGGCAGGAGCTCACTAGCAAAGGCATTGCTATTGATCTCGAAGAGCTAAAAGAAGAAATTGCTTGCCGCGACCGGATGGACTGCGAACGGGAAACGGCGCCGCTGATCAAAGCGCCGGACGCGGTACTGATTGATACTACTGGACTTAGCATTGAAGGGGTCGTACAGGAAATTTTGAAATTGTGCGAGGAGCGGAGAAAATTTGTATAG